In the Bacteroidota bacterium genome, one interval contains:
- a CDS encoding AAA family ATPase, with product MPSLIESTKLRLAEIEKELASLVEERSQLRTHWELEKNLIKDIRAHKQEIEQARLDAERYEREGDLAKVAEIRYGRIVELEKSIRQKQEELEKIQKDEQLLKEEVGAEDIAEVVSKWTGIPVSKMLESERVKLLKMEDNLHERVVGQDEAVIAVSNAIRRSRAGLQDRNRPIGSFIFLGSTGVGKTELARALAEFLFDDERAMVRIDMSEYMEKFSVSRLVGAPPGYVGYEEGGQLTEAVRRRPYSVVLLDEIEKAHPDVFNILLQVLDDGRLTDSQGRTVDFKNTIIIMTSNIGSQLITQQIQGMTESSREQIMAGLRTTLIGELRKVMRPEFLNRVDDIVMFQPLMQSDIRRIVDLQLASVIAMSEKEGLKIEVTDNARDWLAKTGYDPIYGARPLKRVIQKHIVDNLALKILAGDFMSGDTIMVDHTDAGQYTFTKR from the coding sequence ATGCCATCATTGATCGAATCCACAAAACTCCGTCTCGCCGAGATCGAGAAGGAGCTCGCAAGCCTCGTCGAGGAGCGCTCGCAACTTCGTACACACTGGGAGCTCGAGAAGAACCTCATCAAAGATATTCGCGCCCATAAGCAGGAGATCGAACAAGCACGACTCGATGCCGAGCGCTACGAGCGCGAAGGCGACCTCGCCAAAGTCGCCGAGATCCGCTATGGCCGCATCGTCGAGCTCGAGAAATCCATCCGCCAAAAGCAGGAAGAACTGGAGAAGATCCAGAAGGACGAGCAGCTTCTCAAGGAAGAAGTTGGCGCAGAGGACATCGCTGAAGTCGTTTCGAAATGGACGGGCATACCGGTCTCGAAAATGCTCGAAAGTGAGCGTGTAAAGCTATTAAAAATGGAGGATAACCTCCATGAGCGTGTCGTCGGTCAGGACGAAGCGGTCATCGCAGTCTCGAACGCGATCCGACGCTCGCGAGCCGGTTTGCAGGACCGCAACCGCCCCATCGGGAGCTTCATTTTCCTCGGCAGCACCGGTGTCGGCAAGACGGAGTTGGCACGAGCTCTTGCCGAATTTCTTTTCGACGACGAACGTGCGATGGTCCGCATTGATATGAGCGAGTACATGGAGAAATTTTCCGTCTCGCGTCTTGTCGGTGCGCCTCCGGGATATGTCGGCTATGAAGAAGGTGGGCAACTCACAGAAGCGGTTCGTCGCCGACCGTACAGTGTCGTCCTGCTCGACGAGATCGAGAAAGCACACCCCGACGTATTCAATATCCTCCTTCAGGTACTCGACGACGGGCGGCTGACCGACTCGCAGGGTCGGACGGTGGATTTCAAGAACACGATCATCATCATGACCTCGAATATCGGTTCGCAGCTCATCACCCAGCAGATCCAGGGGATGACGGAGTCGAGTCGCGAGCAGATCATGGCTGGGCTGCGTACCACGCTCATCGGAGAACTACGAAAAGTGATGCGTCCGGAGTTTTTGAACCGAGTGGACGATATCGTGATGTTCCAGCCGTTGATGCAAAGCGACATTCGCCGCATTGTCGATCTGCAGCTTGCTTCGGTCATCGCGATGAGCGAGAAAGAAGGTCTGAAGATCGAAGTGACGGACAACGCCCGCGATTGGCTCGCAAAAACGGGCTACGACCCGATCTATGGTGCCCGCCCGCTCAAGCGCGTCATCCAAAAGCACATCGTGGATAATTTGGCGCTGAAGATACTCGCAGGCGATTTCATGAGCGGTGACACGATCATGGTTGACCATACCGATGCGGGACAGTACACCTTCACGAAGCGCTGA
- the rpsG gene encoding 30S ribosomal protein S7: MRRKSALKRERVPDPKFNDTLVAQFINVLMYDGKKAVAQRIVYDAIDAIQEKSGQNGLEVFKKAISNASPAVEVRSRRVGGATYQVPTEVRPERRTALALRWLIGYSRARGEKSMAGRLAAELLAASNNEGTTIKKRDDTHRMAEANKAFAHFSRF; encoded by the coding sequence ATGAGAAGAAAATCCGCACTAAAGCGCGAACGCGTTCCCGATCCGAAGTTCAACGATACACTCGTCGCTCAGTTCATCAACGTGCTGATGTACGACGGTAAGAAGGCAGTCGCTCAGCGCATCGTTTACGATGCCATCGATGCAATCCAGGAGAAGAGCGGCCAGAACGGTCTCGAAGTTTTCAAGAAGGCTATTTCGAATGCATCGCCTGCAGTCGAAGTCCGCAGCCGCCGCGTCGGTGGTGCGACCTACCAGGTTCCGACGGAAGTCCGTCCGGAGCGTCGCACGGCGCTCGCGCTTCGCTGGCTCATCGGCTATAGCCGTGCCCGCGGAGAGAAGTCGATGGCCGGCCGCCTTGCCGCCGAGCTCTTGGCTGCAAGCAACAACGAAGGCACGACCATCAAGAAGCGTGACGACACGCACCGTATGGCCGAAGCGAACAAGGCATTCGCTCACTTCAGCCGCTTCTAA
- a CDS encoding 30S ribosomal protein S12, which produces MPTINQLVRLGREELVFKSKSPALKNSPQRRGVCTRVYTTTPKKPNSALRKVARVKLTSGIEVTAYIPGEGHNLQEHSIVMIRGGRVKDLPGVRYHIIRGTLDTQGVQNRKQARSKYGAKRPK; this is translated from the coding sequence ATGCCAACGATCAATCAATTGGTACGCCTCGGTCGCGAGGAATTGGTGTTCAAGAGCAAGTCGCCCGCGCTGAAAAATTCACCACAGCGTCGCGGCGTTTGCACACGTGTCTATACGACCACTCCGAAGAAGCCGAATTCGGCGCTTCGTAAGGTTGCTCGTGTGAAGTTGACGAGCGGGATCGAGGTTACGGCCTATATCCCGGGCGAAGGACACAACCTGCAGGAACACTCCATCGTGATGATCCGCGGCGGCCGCGTGAAGGATCTTCCTGGTGTTCGCTACCACATCATCCGTGGTACGCTCGATACGCAGGGAGTCCAGAACCGCAAGCAGGCTCGTTCGAAGTACGGCGCAAAGCGTCCGAAATAA
- a CDS encoding HAD-IA family hydrolase has translation MKRTDYTAILFDFDFTLGDSSVGICESVNHALRSLGHDSVADDAIRALIGLPLQVICKSFTDRDDDEYVRRFRTHFYEVASTRVVESSSLYSGVADMLERFVNNGVLLGIVSTKSRQPLLEIVRKHNVERHFSVIVGGDDVVVHKPHPEGLLKAIAQLGIAPQHALYTGDTIHDAQAAQAAAIDFIAVTSGPTLAGAFAQHPHRAVIPTVSQLDTVILQ, from the coding sequence TTGAAACGGACTGACTACACTGCCATCCTCTTCGACTTCGACTTCACCCTTGGCGATTCGTCGGTTGGGATTTGCGAGAGTGTGAACCATGCGCTCCGTTCGCTGGGGCATGATTCGGTTGCCGATGACGCAATTCGCGCGCTGATCGGTCTTCCGTTGCAGGTGATCTGCAAGTCGTTTACTGACCGCGACGATGACGAATACGTCCGGCGGTTTCGGACGCACTTTTACGAAGTAGCATCCACCCGGGTAGTTGAAAGCAGCAGCCTCTATTCAGGGGTGGCCGATATGTTGGAGCGGTTTGTGAACAATGGTGTACTTCTTGGCATCGTCTCGACCAAATCGCGCCAGCCGCTTCTCGAGATTGTTCGCAAGCATAACGTGGAGCGTCATTTTAGCGTCATCGTCGGCGGCGACGATGTCGTTGTCCATAAGCCGCACCCGGAAGGCCTCCTGAAGGCGATTGCGCAATTGGGTATTGCCCCGCAACACGCACTCTATACCGGAGATACGATCCACGACGCTCAAGCGGCCCAGGCCGCAGCGATTGATTTTATTGCGGTAACGAGTGGCCCGACCCTGGCTGGCGCATTTGCACAACACCCACATCGAGCGGTTATCCCTACCGTTTCACAACTCGATACAGTAATCTTGCAGTAA
- a CDS encoding HIT family protein, which produces MDDCIFCKIIRDEAPSHKLWENDEFLAFLSNGPINPGHVLLVPKQHIDYVFDMEEPQYSTIFRHAQKLSAVIKKTFDAPRVGLVIEGFSVRHVHLHLVPVYNVAELDPNRLRPATLDDLAPIAERLVLAMNDLETD; this is translated from the coding sequence ATGGACGATTGTATCTTTTGCAAAATCATCCGTGATGAGGCGCCCTCCCACAAATTGTGGGAGAATGACGAGTTTCTGGCATTCCTCTCAAATGGACCCATCAATCCCGGTCACGTCCTGCTCGTCCCAAAGCAACACATTGACTATGTGTTTGACATGGAAGAGCCGCAATACTCTACAATTTTCCGGCATGCTCAGAAATTATCTGCCGTCATCAAGAAGACATTCGATGCTCCGCGAGTTGGATTAGTGATTGAAGGGTTTAGTGTTCGTCATGTTCACTTACATCTCGTGCCCGTATATAACGTCGCGGAGCTTGACCCGAATCGCCTTCGTCCGGCCACACTAGATGATCTGGCACCTATTGCAGAGCGATTGGTCTTAGCAATGAACGATCTTGAAACGGACTGA